Part of the Motacilla alba alba isolate MOTALB_02 chromosome Z, Motacilla_alba_V1.0_pri, whole genome shotgun sequence genome, GTTCTTGCGAGGCACTGGTGCGGcgtgggcactgccagctgccccctgccctttccctgctgccgGGCACTGACAGGATCCAGTGGGGATCAACAAGGGGGCCATCTCCACCGTTTCTACTCTGCACCTCTGTattggttttggctggggtagacTTACTTTTGTTCCCAGGGGCTGTTGTGGGGCTGTATTTTTGACCTGTGCTGAACTCAGGgctgataatacagagatgtttttgctattgctgagcagagcagggcttcCACAAAGCCAAGGCCTTTCCTGTTATTCTTGCTGCCACACAGGTGAGGGGATTGGGGGTACatgggaggagacacagccaggataGGTGGCCCAAACTGacccaagggatattccagaccatatggcaTCAGGCTCAGTGTATAAAAAatgggggaagaaggaagcaGGGGACATGTGGAACGATGGCATTTGTCCTTCCAAGTCACTGTGATGTGCAATGggaccctgctctgctggaggtgCTGAACACCAGCCCAGCCATGGGAAGCAGGGGattaattccttattttgctttgcttgtgtgtgcagCCTTTGCTTCCCCCATGAAACTGTCCTTATCCCAACGCACGAGTTTCCCAGCTTTTACCTTTCTGATTCTCAGGAGCGTGGCAGTGTGCTTCCCACTGCTCACACTGTGCCTCACAGAGatcttctgctttccttctgtttcGCTGCTGTGAAAGCCAGTGCCTGTGTGGCCACTCTGGGGATGTGCTTGGCAAGCACTGGAGCACAGATGCCAAGCTCTGGAATGCCTTTTCTGGCACTGGTGAATGGCACTGCAGCTGTCTGCCTGCCTAGATTTCTTCAGACTGTTCCTGGTCGGCCCAGATCAGGCTGTCAAAACAATTGAAGGAGTTGCCAACAGGACTGGTGTGAGGATTAGTCTGTGCTAGCCCTCAGGATGCTGTGatctttccatttccctttctcaaaaggaaaaaacaaacaaaagatgaaaatttgTTCAATTGACCTGTTTCATGTCTTACCATATGTCAACAAGAGCTGTCATGGAATGAAACACTCAACATAGTCAAAATTTATGATTTCTTTCCAGAATATGAAACTTGGTGGGTTTTATAACAGACAATTCAGTTGAGCTTTTCCCTATATTTACTTTCACTTGAAAATATCAGAACACTGCAAAATTGCAGTACAGTGATGTCTAAGTAATCCATGAATTTGTTGAACATGCCACCAGGCTTTACAACTTTACATCCCTGAGTTATGGATCAGGGATACATTCTCCTTAAGCATCCAGACAGTTtctaattaaaggaaaaattaaccATTTAATTCTTGTCTCTGGGAATCAGCTGTCTGCTTTTAGCTGTCTgcatttttggtgttttttttttttttccatgcgTTCATAAAGAAATTCCTGTACATGATAGAGCAGCTTATACTGTAATCTTTCCAAAAGTACagtcacagaaagcaaaacaaatcttCATGAAATTCTGAAGGAGAAGAAGGTAGGTATTTTACATAGCATTTTCTATTTCTAGAATGCTGTCAGTAAGTCTGACTCTAATGATTGGATCTCCTCTTCCTGGAGATTTCACAACCTTAGAAAAAGACAGTTCCCTGCAGAATAATTTATATCCACACAGTTGTGGGTTCTTTGGGGCTCTTTTTACTTCTGTTGGCAAATGGAATAGTGAAATATCAGGAGCATGGAATTTACTAACTGGTTCTTTAGGCAGTCAGattataaaggaaaatatagaCAAAGGTCATAAATTCATATTGGAAAGCTGGACAAGGACACCAAGCCTCACATCTTCATTTCCCTGTCTCCTGAAGCTGGaagtttctcttctttcttcccctgcTAACCAGGTAGCAAAATCTGTTCCAGAATCAGTGGcagtgttataaataagaagcttgactaggccaatattcaagcagcaatcaatttattaattaatgtggtaaagtatgagcaaaacagcgctgggtacagtgggagaagttttccctccagctgcacatcGATGGTTGAGGCTTACAGGTATTTCTAGGGGtgcacataagcttttctcagcagtttctattcccgatttttacgtcacaattctatacactcttgtgagttagtttttctcaggatgtaccccagaaaggagtattcccagatggtgggtGCCGActtccaaaagaagaaagaggtctcccagctggtgcggtccagactccagatgtgggcccaccttttaattgcaaagactataaatctcataacagtgatgtccagcttcccttggtcgaagccaTCAATCgttgggttgatgttcatcttcctttctcaagctgctttttactgttttgctaaggtgttgagataagcatgtttcctttacatatgttctaaacttatattttcaaagctccttcctacaagcaatattctaaaattatacttgaAAAGcttattattgcaaagctgtttaatgcttagctaggtgcaaaaagttcctgtccagcagcaacatccttaaagctttaattcagatgctgtaaaggttaattgcaaacaaaggataagttcaaaggccttcttccatgctttattCCCTCCgttatttttcagaattcatcttttaattgtcccatgatcagtttccacacatatcacaatcacaagtacacacgctgcctgtatgtacctgactcagctttgtatctcacaacAAGATCTTTTCAGTTCACAGGTCTAGAATCAGAGCAAGGCAGAAAAGCCAAgggttcttaaaaaaaatccagttcagAGTAGAAAAAAATGGTCTTCATTTGCTACTAGATGTGCCTGGAAAAGGGGAATGCTTGTTTTGTGCCAGCTGGATGAGGAATTGGGTCAAAATCGAAGTACTTTGTAGGGTGCAGTTCAGCCTGTTCCCTGCTGTGGGTCCATGAAATGGACTCATCTGAGAGTACTGACCATGGCATTGGCAGGTAGATGAAAACAAAGACAGACAGATAAAATTAACTTTGCCTGTAATCTGTAACAGTTATATTCTCTAAAATTTACAAACCACAATAAAGGATGGAAATTTAATGAGGAAACATATAGACTACAAGGGATGTAAGAGTCAGAGATCACAGATAGTAAATATGGTTCTTTGTTCACAATATGTGCACGTGATGGGGCTGTCTTCTGCTCTTTGGATcgtttttgttttattttttttcttttttcaaggtATCTGAACAGACAGCTGAAGACGGGTGGTGAGAGAAATGAGCATTATCTTGCCTTCTTCTCTTCACACCTACAACAGAcagtgggggaaaaaggaagaaaaaaaatgggagagcAAGAAACATGCCAGATGAGGTTCTAGTATGCTAACGTGAAGGAAACTGCAACAAGTGTCGACATTTTGGCATTCAGAACTTGCTCTTACAGAGGTCTAGGGGATTGAATGCGAGCCTTCTTCACTTTCTTCTAGTGAAATATTCACTGTGAAGTGTCAAGACCAAAGAGTTTTTCTCTGCATTAGCTTGCCaatgtgagatacaaagctgtgtttcgtgtcaggtacatacaggcagtgtgtgtgcttgtgattgtgatatgtatggaaactgatcatgggacaattagaggatgaattccaaaaaaataactgagggagtaaagcatggaagaaggcctttgaacttatcctttgtttgcaattaacctttacagcatctgaattaaagcttaaaggatgttgctgctggacaggaactttttgcacctagctaagcattaaacagctttgcaataataagCTTTtcaagtataattttagaatattgcttgtaggaaggagctttgaaaatataagtttagaatatatgtaaaggaaacatgcttatatcaacaccttagcaaaacagtaaaaagcagcttgagaaaggaagatgaacatcaactcaaggattgatggcttcgaccaagggaagctggacatcactgttatgagatttatagtctttgcaattaaaaggtggacccacatctggagtctggaccgcaccagctgggagacctcttccttctttcggaagtcggaccccaccatctggggatgctcctttctggggtacatcctgagaaaaactaactcacaatagtgtatagaattgtgacgtaaaaatcgggaatagaaactgctgaaaaaaaagctcatgtgcacccctataaatatctgtacgccccaaccatcgttgtgcagttggagggaaaactccccccactgtacccagcgctgttttgctcatactttaccacattaattaataaattgattgctgtttgaatattggcctagtcaagcttcttacTTATAACACCAAAACGTCTGGATTTGTGTTTAAATAGGTTGGCAGCACCGGGTTCTCCTTCGGAGAGGAGAGCTCTTTCCCGGACACAGTGACCGCGCATCTCCCGGACATCCCGCCCTCTCCCACAGCGTCTCGTGACAACGGGAAGGACTCCTCAGGGGAACCGGTCCTGGCAGCTGCACGGGCGTCCCAAAAAGCTCCCCCGCGGCAGGGAGGCGTGGAAGGGGGTCCCGCGGAGCTCGGAGCAGAGTTTCTCTGGGCTCGCTTCGGCTCCGGCTCGGTGAcgggcggagcgcggcggggcccggccgaGCGCGGCAGCGCGCGCGGCTGCCAGGACCTCGCCAGGGCGCTGCTGCGCATGCGCGGCCCGAGCTTCTCCTCCCCCGCCTCGCGCGCTGCGTCTTTCCCGTCATCCCTTTCCCGatctttttcatccttttcctctttcccccgTCTCCGCGCCTCTGCCGCCGCGGCCATGGGGAAGCTGAACGTGGTGATGCTGCGGTACCTGTCCCGGGAGCACTTCAGGGTGCTGACCGCGGTGagcgggcgggccgggcggtGTCGCAGCCGCGGCGGGAGGGGCCGCCTGCGgggccgccgcctcccccgggCTCCGCGCGGGGCTGCGCTGGGGAGGGCCCGGCTCGGGCCCGTGTCTGCTTCGGCCGCCCGGCCGGGGCGAATCGGGAGGCGCAGGGAGTTCTTGGGGATGCCAGGGAAGTCCCTGGGGGTGCCCGGGTGGTCGCAGACCCATCGCGGTGAGGCGGCAGCCCCAGCGTCTCTGCTCGCTCTGCTCGCCGCGACGGGGACCGAAATCTAGTTAGCCACTCGTGTCGTGGCTTGCACTGAAGAACTTCCCTGCGTGGGTTGTACATCGGCTGCCAAGGAGCAGCGAAGCAAGTGGAAAGATTTGTTAAGGCTTAAAACGTAGAAAGTTAAGTCTTAAAATCTGTAGTCTTTAAAAAGTGCTCATTTGAAAAGGGATTTTACTCTTGAGCCGGATCTGTACTTCATTGTACTTCAAGACAGGATTGacaaatctgtttttaattaCTCTTTTAGGTGGAAATGGGCATGAAGAACCATGAAATAGTTCCTGCTAGCTTAATTGCTTCCATTGCCAGCCTTAAACACGGTGGCTGTAATAAAATCTTGAGAGAGTTGGCGAAGCACAAACTTCTGGCTTACGAACGAACTAAAAGTGAGTTTGAATTTTGTGTCGGACTCCCTTTCTtaccctgtgccctgtgcctcACAGTGGCACCTGCCCAACAGGTTGGGATGTGGGAGTGCCCAGAGTGTTTGCTTTGCCTTCTCTTGGCCTCAGCCTGGAAACGTGGGTTTGTGCAGCACCAGATGCTTTGTCTGCTTGTATCTGTAGAagtgagagacagaaaaaagatGAACAGTTAACTTACTTTTTTGCTCAGAATAAGGTAAAAAGAATCATCGCTTGAAGCAGTGTTCAAATGCTTGCAGGAATCAATCCAAGTGAGTGATATCCTCACAGTTCTGGAACAGACTGCACAGTCCTTGGACATTTCTCTGCCTCAGGAACAGCTGCTAAAGCAGTATTTATTATCTGCCATATGACAAGGTTGTGCAGGCCTTTCCCCATTCCCTTCAGCCTTTTAGTTGGATCTGGCCCTGCAAACACAGTGGAGATGTCTCCCTGTGTTCTCCCTTTTGTCCCAGTTCTTAGAGGACTGAGGGTTGCTCCAATACAATTTAAACATCTTCACCATTCAGGCAAATGGGGCTGGTACGAGCCAAGGGGTGAAATATTGCTTGGGTGCTGTGTACTGCAAGAAACAACACTAAGTTgagatttgttttaaatgtgatGTATGCATAACGAGGagtgaaatgtattttattttcacccaGCTGTCCAGGGTTATCGGTTAACTAATGCAGGATACGATTACCTGGCTCTGAAAACTCTCTCTTCCCGACAAGTCATCAGTTCTGTGGGGAACCAGATGGGTGTTGGCAAAGAATCAGGTAaactaaaataacatttttaataatttttttaagcaaacaCATCTGTaatactgcaaatattttgctggaaactaggggagttttcctctggatAGGCAGATCAGCTAATCTGTCAAACACCAAGATGTATTTGAACATAGCACGTTCGAGTGCTCTGTGAGGCTTCTGGCTACACTTGAGTGTTTTTTTACAAAAGTGTAATTGCATTTTGCCCAATGTGTTCATTTCTTAGTTCATTATTTAACAAGGTACTtggcaggcaggtgctgcttGTGTTGTGCTTTGTGGAGAGTTTCAAACCATTTaacaaaaagataatttcagctttttcatcCCACTTAAAGGTAAGGTAGTAAAGTAAAATAGGCCCAAAAGTATCGGAACGCTTTCTTGGTTCCTGTTATGTTCATGTAGTTTGACCCAGATTGTGACTTTTGTAATTGAAGAAGGGGATTATTTGGGACAAATACTAGAAATTAAGTTTAGGGTATTTGTTAACACAAAATTAGGAGTCTGGTCCCTTGGCTTGTCTCTCCATTGATCGGGAAGGAGAAGCTCTTCCAGGATGTGGTCAAGAACACCAGAGCACTGAAAGATGCTTCAGATCCTGTCAGCATTTCTTCTGTTGGAGTACCATGAATTCTTTCACAGTAATTTCTTCATGCTCAAACTTCTGATACACACTATGTAATTAGCTGCCTTTGCTAAAACTTGAGGGTCAGAAAGGATGAGGAGTGAGGTAGCAAACTTTCACTGCACTTTTTCATCTGGCTTGTTAGATATGATTAATTTCTTAGATCTGTGCTGTTATGTATTTTCTAGATATTTATATTGTTGCCAATGAAGAGGAGCAACAGTTTGCACTGAAGTTGCACCGGCTGGGGAGAACCTCCTTTCgaaacctgaaaaacaaacGTGACTACCACAAGCACAGGCACAAAATGTCCTGGCTGTACTTGTCCCGGCTAGCAGCAATGAAGGAGTTTGCCTACATGAAGGTAGGTGGCCactcacacagagccagcaaTGGTGGGACATGCTGGAAGATGCTTCTCAGGGTGTCTTTTGATCACTTTGTGTTCGCAGTACTGCTAGGATttgtgcttcattttttttctctcccctcatgGAGCTAAAGTatacatttcagaaagcttcaatGCAACATGCTTTGTACACTTCCCAGTGCCAAAATTAAGCTTTGCCATTGAAATCATGTGGAACAGATTCAGGGATCATGAGAGAATTTCAAATTAATGATGTTATTTATGGATAGATAATCTGTATATCACCAGttctgcagtttttccttcaaaatttaTTGCATAAACTAGGAAGCAGTTGtcatttcttaaaattaacctgttttttattttaccaaGCTTTCACTTGTTGCTGTGCTGTTGAGGGAAATCTTTCAGATCAAAACTGCTCTTTTGATCTAAAAAGGCACATTTAGTTCTGTGCTGTGAGAAAAGATTTCATTATACTGCTAATCTTGAATTCTGAGGGGTTTTAGCTGCttcaaaaaaccacaaatattgTATAGTGATGAAAGATGATAGGTGAAGACTAATTAGTAATAAAAACctggtttttgtttctccttttgagTTATTCAAGAGTAATATatacatgaaattattttcttgttcttgtaAATAAAGAACCATGATTAATTGTCTCGGTGGCCTCCACGGAGAGAGAAAGAACTAACACCATCATTTAGAACCTCTGTCCAGGTGGGGTCAGGTTCCCTGAGCAGAGGATTGGGGGAGGTTTAATTGAGTGCTTAAAAGCAGTAATACTTTAGTAACAAAAACTGCATTTATGTTGCTTTAATTTAGGACTCTCTAGAAAAGTTCCCTGGTAACAACAGAATGAGTAAAAACAGAATGGACCCATAAAAAAGTTGAGTGGATCTAGTTAATTACTAAATTTGTGCTAGAAAATGCAAACAGGAGAGCTTCAAAATATTATGACCTATCTTTGTTTAATCTTAAGTGTGGCATAAAGCTGATTATTACTGTTTAGGAATGAACTTGTGTTCACAGGCACAAACAAACACATACTTGTGTTTACAGCAACTGAGTTGGCTAATCAGGCAGGAGTGTACTGGCAGCAGCTTAATGTGGAAATCTTTTCTAATGCCAAACACCCCATTTCCTATTCCTGTTGCTGATTCCACAGGCTAATGTACCAGATAAGGTTCTGTCATTTCTCCAGTTTGTTGTGATTTTCTTCCAGATGCATGATAACTAAATTGTAGGCGGTGCACTCAGTGTCTAAACTTCTGAATTTTATTGTCTTTGCAGAGAGAGTTGAAATGGCTGTGAGGCTGTTTTCCTTCCTAGGCATGTGATTTGGGCAATACATGCTGCTATCACAGTGATACGTACTGCTTATCTTAGGTGTGGGTTTGTCAATGTGTGTAACGTTTCCTTACCTATTGAATTTCAATTGTTCAATGTGTTGTCTCTTTCCAGGCTTTGCACGACAGAGAATTTCCTGTTCCAAAGCCCATAGACTACAACAGGCATGCAGTTGTTATGGAACTTGTTGATGGATATCCTTTGTAAGTAGTGAAAGCTTGAGTTCTCTGTGTTACAGAGACCCTGACAACCCTAGGAAAAGCAACAGGGTTAGggtttttccttgtttcctgcACAGAAATTGCACATTCCATATGCTACTTGGTATACAGAGTATTAATATCATGTTCTGAGCTCCACTTTGTGATCCGTGCTCTGTTAATAGAGGTGAGTTTGTAACTCAGTTCTGCACTGTTTATAACAGACTACCACGTATAATCTGGTTTTGCACCTTTGagaaagtttattttgcttgaGCTTTTCAACCTCTAGGaacattaaatattatttgAGGTTTGTAGGTGAaaggttggtttggttttgaatgCAAAAGGCCTGTCTCTTTCATAACCCAGGTCTAATCCAGAGATTTAAAGTGTCTAGTTACAGAACAGACCAGTCCATTGTCTTGTATAGGATTCAAGATCTTAAGTTTAATCAAAAGGGAATTAATTCCAAAGTAAAAGAGTTGAAGAATAATGTGGAAAAGACTTCCCACCCTCATTTGTTAAATAATTCCACATCCATTGTGTAAACAGAACACTTTCAAGTTCCTTGTGGCAGTCTGCAGTGGAAgtttagtttttcttcttttcctaacATAATCTAGAAAATCTAATTTTGTAGAAGAAAATGCCACAGGCCATTTGAATTTCAGCATAAGAAGATTTGGCTCCTACTGACACAATAAGATTACCTAAAACAGGAGAAACCTAGAAGTTTGCTGGTCCATTATTTACATAATGCATTATGACAGCAGTGCTCAGTGGAAGACAGTGAGTGAGTTCAGGTGAGGTTTAGCCTGGATAGAAGGAGGTATTTTCTCCTCTTGAGGACAGAGAGGCAGTGGCACAAGTTGCTTGGGAAGGTTTcactgtctctctctgttcccAGAAGTTTTCTATCCCAGCTAGCCAGAGATCTGAGCACTCTGGTCTGGTCTCAGATTTGACCCTGCTTTCAGGAGGATGCTGGACCAGAGACCTGAGGGctcttttaatttgaattacTCTGGCATTCTGTCAAGTGTATTTCATAcactttctctgtatttttaaattaagtctTTCAAGGTtgagattatttaattttacttaaCTTTTCAGGTGCCAGGTGCGCCAAGTGGAAGATCCTGCTGCCATCTACAGTGAATTAATGGACCTGATTGTAAAACTTGCCAATCATGGCCTGATCCATGGGGATTTCAATGAGTTTAATCTCATCTTGGATAATAACGACCATGCCACTTTGATTGATTTCCCTCAGATGATGTCAACATCCCATGCAAATGCTGAATGGTAGGTTAGGTCCAAAGGTGTTTTCCAGGTGAATCTGACAAAAGCAAACAGTCAACCACAACTTGTTTCCCTAAGTCTTCTCCTGAATCTTTTTCTGCCACTGTTGTGATGCAGCACAAGTCATGTTCCAAACAAAGAATGAGTAGAAATGTCTCTGCTGAATACATGTGTGATTAATTGCGTCTCACTCAGAAATGATCCATATCCAGTTTCCCTTCCTAGCCTTTTGGCTTGAGATCACtactagaaataattttcaaataaaaccatGTAGGGTAAATGCTTCTTATTGCAATAGACTCCACTGATTTTTGGTACAATTTGTTTGtacaattctgtattttttacagGTATTTTAACAGAGATGTTAACTGTATTAAAGAGTTCTTCAAGAAACGCTTCAACTATGAAAGTGAGCTCTTCCCAACCTTCAAAGACGTCAGGTAGAAATGACCAGATGAATTTGAGTTCTACTTATGGCACTAGTGTTGGTATTCTGAGAAAAGGGAATTCCTGTGAGAGATGCCTgtgggagaaataaaaaaaatatgtccAACTATGCAATTTTAAgttacatttttctcatttctatgGTGTTTTCTTTGAAGTTACTGTAGGTGGTTTTCAAGTATGCTTTAATatcctctgctgccttctttgttttcttgcaaCCAAGGAAGAGAGGTCAACCTCAAAGCTTGATCCAAATGGTGACTGTCCAGGAAATTTTAACTGTGATGCAGAATCAGCCTGTTTGATTTTAATTAACAGTTTAACAATTCTAATATATTGAAGATTAATTTggatttctgtttcaaaattgtttttaaatgcttgtaAATAGAGTGGCTGCCTCCTTAGAGATTATTACATTTaaacttttcttcctgttgtctTTTGCTCCTTCTGAAAAGTAAACTTACTTTTCACTCATTTTAAGACCAAAACTTACACTGAAACTGTGTAAAGGGACTGAAACTGTTACaatgaaaatggttttatttcattctgaGCACTTTTCCTAAGGAGCTCTAGACTTTAATCAGCCTTTGTATATCAGACCCTTTATTATTC contains:
- the RIOK2 gene encoding serine/threonine-protein kinase RIO2 isoform X1, encoding MRGPSFSSPASRAASFPSSLSRSFSSFSSFPRLRASAAAAMGKLNVVMLRYLSREHFRVLTAVEMGMKNHEIVPASLIASIASLKHGGCNKILRELAKHKLLAYERTKTVQGYRLTNAGYDYLALKTLSSRQVISSVGNQMGVGKESDIYIVANEEEQQFALKLHRLGRTSFRNLKNKRDYHKHRHKMSWLYLSRLAAMKEFAYMKALHDREFPVPKPIDYNRHAVVMELVDGYPLCQVRQVEDPAAIYSELMDLIVKLANHGLIHGDFNEFNLILDNNDHATLIDFPQMMSTSHANAEWYFNRDVNCIKEFFKKRFNYESELFPTFKDVRRECSLDKEIAASGYAKEMQEDGELLCPSGSDEDDNTEVLELLEDAEQELNFFSRNEQNSEDFTCDVDDFSESRASDNAASSSEEEADTAKSRENTLRLNMAESSSALEEDEGPAVPWKSSEDVERPAITSFKGKRLTGNAAELEGQAGQGGCNEDECPELVNSPALNEEFSHYSNEECIVPIAGHRTRTKSITSVRSVGSCSTIPPELVKQKIKRQLTKQQKSALKQRLQKGEANIYTKQRRENMHNIKSSLDAANFWG
- the RIOK2 gene encoding serine/threonine-protein kinase RIO2 isoform X2; the protein is MRGPSFSSPASRAASFPSSLSRSFSSFSSFPRLRASAAAAMGKLNVVMLRYLSREHFRVEMGMKNHEIVPASLIASIASLKHGGCNKILRELAKHKLLAYERTKTVQGYRLTNAGYDYLALKTLSSRQVISSVGNQMGVGKESDIYIVANEEEQQFALKLHRLGRTSFRNLKNKRDYHKHRHKMSWLYLSRLAAMKEFAYMKALHDREFPVPKPIDYNRHAVVMELVDGYPLCQVRQVEDPAAIYSELMDLIVKLANHGLIHGDFNEFNLILDNNDHATLIDFPQMMSTSHANAEWYFNRDVNCIKEFFKKRFNYESELFPTFKDVRRECSLDKEIAASGYAKEMQEDGELLCPSGSDEDDNTEVLELLEDAEQELNFFSRNEQNSEDFTCDVDDFSESRASDNAASSSEEEADTAKSRENTLRLNMAESSSALEEDEGPAVPWKSSEDVERPAITSFKGKRLTGNAAELEGQAGQGGCNEDECPELVNSPALNEEFSHYSNEECIVPIAGHRTRTKSITSVRSVGSCSTIPPELVKQKIKRQLTKQQKSALKQRLQKGEANIYTKQRRENMHNIKSSLDAANFWG